The Capsicum annuum cultivar UCD-10X-F1 chromosome 3, UCD10Xv1.1, whole genome shotgun sequence genomic sequence GGCATGTTTTCTCAGGTAATAGCATATAAATCTATTCTTTTGGAGGTCGCAATAGTTTAGATTACATTTTTCTTATAAGTTTGTTCAGATTTCattcatttctttatttatgactttcaattGATGACAAAATAAGTCTTATTTGTCCAAAATTAAGTTATTGGATCCATATCCTCTGGAGCGGCATTATGCAAATTGGGGCAATTGGCTCATGCAATTATACCTACCTTCCTCAACTTGTCTATAAACTAATTGATAGGTCAATTTGGGGCACAACCTAAATTAAGTCAtctaaaaatttatcaaaactttTATATAAGATAGAGCTTTTTTTTTTAACTGGTAATTTCATAAAAGATAGAGTTCGTTTTCGTTGATTATGTTTGTTATTTTATGTTCATCCACTTTCTTTCTCGACCAAGTAAGGAGAAGGATGTTTTAACTTCATATGGTTACTAAATAAATTATAAGgcaaacaaacaaataaacagATGAAACATGATTTGAATTAGGCCGGTCAGGCTATGACCAAATGTTTCGGCCCTAATTGACTCAATCATCTTGACGCAAGTGAAGTTTGGGTGGTTTAGTTATGATACATATATTAACTAAGCCTGTTTTAACCCGGGACAGATTTGGCCCAACTTGCCAATTTGTCACTCCTAACTACTAAACGGCTCATTTTTTGAACAAAGGGGTTTTACTTGAATGCCATTATCCCTGATATTTTCTAGAATTAATTGTGAGGCTGACCATAGATGTTGTAGGAGATCAGGTGGTTTCTGGGTAGTGTTTAAAACTCTCTATTTAAGGATAGCTACACCTTCAAAGAGGCTCAGAAAGTTCGTAGAAAGATTTTCAATGAATGGTTCGAAGAGTTTTGAACAGTTTGATCTAATAATGTCTTTCAAACTCCTATGGAACAATTAGGTAGCCAACATGAAGTGCTTCCGAACTGATGATGCTGAAACTGTAGTTGAAATTAAATATGTTGTGCTTAATAGAAATAATTGTGGCTGAAATGAATTCAAATTCTTTAGCTTGCTTTTCACAGAGCATCTAGGATGTGGTGAGAGTTTTCATTATTGAAGAAATCAAGGATAAGGCTAATTTGCATTTCTAGTTGATTGGAAAAGTAAAGAGTCAAATATAGTCTAGACCATGTAGCAAAATGATATGAATGACATGGCATGACTGCTACAGATAAATGAGCACAAGTCACTCTTTCCATGCACAACGCTGTGCTGATGGTTGTagaatttgtagttaaaagattgCTTTTTTCTTTGAGAAGGTAACAAGTATGTCTATTAAAAAAGATTGCTTGTTTTCTTGGATATTATTATTGTTCCAGTTTCTTAACCAATATGACATATTTATTTGGCTTTGATCCTTTGGCTGATTGGTTGTCTTTATTTTGGCTGATTGATTGTTTGGTCTCTAGGTTCGTATGTTGCTTGGCTTTCTTATATTTGTCAGACAAAAAGTATATGTTCATATTCATTGTTACATTTTCCATCTATCTGGATTAAGTGTAGGTTTCTGTGTGCCCAAAGTGTGGTGGGGATGGTGAAATGATCTCTGAATATTGCCGTAAATGCTCAGGCGAGGGGCGGGTACgagtgaagaaaaatataaaagtcAAGATACCCCCTGGAGTGAGCAAGGGAAGTATCCTCAGAGTTGCTGGTGAGGGTGATGCAGGTCCTAGGGGGTATGTATTCAAGTTGTACAGTTGCAGATCTTTAACAATTGTCTACATAGTTGTCCGGGGTTATGGTTCAGTAGAACATCTCTGGGATTCTTGTATGTTCATCAAAACATTGTATTGACAATCGTTTGCATATTTTCTTCTTTAGCCTTTAGGGATCACTTGAATGGTTGTCATAATTATCCCCTCCACTGATAATCTTTCAGCCAACTGTAGCTTATTAACTGAGTCAGTTTTGACTGTTGTTTTCCAAGTATATTTTACTTGCTCTGCAAAGTTAAGAGTAAAAGGAAAAGCTGATGTCTTGCCTCCTTCACAGAAATGTGCTCTCACCTTACCTATAAACAATACCTATGACAaaaaatttagaatcaactacaacaacaacatacccagtttcacttttatttaatttagtaTGATGATAATATGAAATGAGCTTAAATGAAGGTGGTGATTCATAAAGGCGACCCCTAGTATAGCCTATCACATGTTAGGTGTTCACATACAATTTGAGATTGCACATATAGCTCAGTTGTTAGTTGATTTTTGACTATGTTTTGTAGGGCCCCACCTGGAGATCTTTATGTCTATCTTGAAATTGAAGAGATACCTGAGATCCAAAGAGATGGCATAAATCTGATTTCAACAGTTTCAGTTGGTTATCTAGATGCTATACTTGGGACTGTTGTTAAGGTATTTTTTCACGATAGTTGCCTTTGGTTCTTTCATATTCTGATAAGAATGTGAATAAGATTGGTGATACCCTATAGCCTATATGTTGCAGTGCTGCTGTTATAGTTGCCTCAATGTAAAAGAATGTTACTCTCAAGATAAAGCCTGTCCGTAAGCATTGTTTTTGGTGTATCAGGAAAATAGAAATTCAGTTTTTTAGTATGAGCTCAACTTGGTTCTTGCTCCTTTCAAATAAGCCTCTTTCAAGAAACATCCCCTATCAGATCCAGGGGCAGCTTACAGGGGCAAGTTACATCTACTTGAGTAATGAGACAAATGAATACAAGATTCTGAAAGcttcacaagtttttaaatttccTCATACAACAAATGCATGGTAGTACTGTAATTTTCTTGCCATATGATGAGATCCTTATATATTATTCTAAGATTAGTCAAAAAGGTTTGAGAGAAAGAACCAACGCCTGGCATCTGTACAAGGACACCTCATTTTTCCCTTCAATTGCCTTGATTGATATCATATTTCTTAGTGATATTCTTGTCAGGTTAAAACAGTGGAAGGGGTGACAGATCTCCAGATTCCTCCAGGTACTCAACCTGGGGATGTGCTTGTCTTGGCGAGGAAAGGTGCACCGAAGCTGAATAGGCCATCAATACGTGGTGATCACTTGTTCACGATTAAAGTTAGCATCCCAAAACGCATCAGGTGCGCAAGTGTTaaattgtatatgatgaactaaTTATACATGTCAGTCTCCTTACCTACTTGTTTCACTCTGCCTAAACATATTCCTGCGAGTATGCCAGCCATGTTTGGGAACTAATTTCCTAGATAACTACAGATATATTTTTCCTTGAATATTTCCAACAATCGTACTCTTTAAAGGGACTTACATATATCTAGTAGTCGTATCTAGGCATGGGCATTATTTGGTTAAACCTGAAAAAAACGACTGAACCGAATTTTTCGGTTTCGGTTTTAATATTTTGACATTTCAGTTATTGAGTTTGGACCTTAGGCCTAACTCATcctcaaaaactagctcatgaAGATGAGGATTGCCAAATACCAAATACGGAGACCACCCATGCCTTCTCATCCGATGTGGACTCTTCAACATTTTGTAAAGAAATAcaaaaacagcaacaacaacatacccagtgtattcccacatagtggggtctggggagggtaaagtgtatgcagactataccactacctcaggtgaagtagagaggttgttttcgatataacccccggctcaggacagacAACAGTATATAACAAAGACAAAACATAAAAGCATATAAACTAATGCAATATGCGAAATAAACTAACACTGCTATCTAATACAGGAAACAatacaaccacaagataatactataaactatctattcgaaatcatagacatcacccaaacaccatgaacaagaaactccagacgCAAACAAAGTACCCTTCCCTACTGTTACAGACGCACTCCTACCCTTTAATCCTCTActctaatccgcgtcctccacaccttcctatcaagggtcatgtcctccgtaagctgtaactgctccatatcatgcctaatcacctttctccaatatttcttcggcttacctctaccctgcctaaaaccatccatagccaacgTCTCACACCTCTGTACTGGAGCATCCGAGCCTCTCCTCATCACGTGCcggaaccaacgtaacctcacttctcgcatcttgtcctccaccgaagccactcccaccttctcccgaataatctcattcctaaccctatctctCTTGGTAAGgtcacacatccatcgcaacatcctcatctccgccaccttcaacttttggatgtgggagttcttaactggcctatattccgctccatacaacatagccggtcggactgccattctgtagaacttacctttaagctttggaggcaccttcttatcacacaagactcttgaagcgagcctccatttcaaccaccctgcaccaatacggtacgtgacatcctcatcaatctcaccattcccctggatcatagaccccagatacttgaaacatTTTGTAAAGAAATAGGGGAAAAAAGCTTCTTGTTGACTACATTAAGTAACAATGTACAAGAGCCAAGAGGAGCTTCGTATACAGGATTTTTAGGCTATTTATTATACATAAGTAATCATTTTCTATGCTAATAAAATAAGCAACTATTCTTTAATTAGATACAAATTATCCTAAAGTATGCTATAAAACGTTCCCTTATCAACAAAATATCCTATAGAATGTTCTTCCTGAGAGAAGATCATTGCAAGAATCTCATCTTGGACTACCAAGGAGAGCTGTCTTATGCAGGCAGAGTCCAGTTACTCTAAACTGTCCTTTTTGCATACAAGCTTCTAAGCTTATTGGTGCTAACTGTTCATGTTGACTGGTAAAGTAGTGAAGACCATTGATTCCTATTGCAGACATAATGTGTGGTCTTGGGGTTGATACCCTCAGTAAGAGAGCTTTGGTGACTACGGAAAGAGTCTACTCCTAAGtccatggggggggggggggtgtttaATCTCGATTACAGTTATTGAACAGCGCTGCTATTGCCAAGACCTATTGTAATCTAGTTCACACACAAGACAAACTATGGATTAGATGGATCTGCGCACACTTATTGTTGCATAGATGCATTTCAGTTCTACTGTAGGTTTACCTTAATCTTCTACATCTAATAACATAGCTATTTGCATTTATTCTAGAAAAATCTCAACTCTAGGCTTAGCTTATAGTTTTTTGTCATGATAAAATGGAGATTGTCCTAGCTGATTTGATCTAGGAAAGAACCAGGAGTCGGAATTGAAGCTGAGTTTCTTTCACTTTTCTTGCTCGTTTGTCAGCCAGCCTAGTGGTCAATTGTCCCGATTCctgaagttaaaaaataaaaggaaagagaaCTGTTACTCAGGTACTGGTAAAAAATCAATATACTTCTACCCATTAGTATGTCCTTCTAATTTTGCTTAGTAGTGTCCTCTGCATACAAATTCCTTTGAGCAAATTATTCTCTCTGGTCTCCTGAATATGGTGCTTTAAAATGCACATAGGAAATGTTTTTCATGTATAATAAAGATCTGATATTGTTACACAAGAATGTAGGGTTGTAAGTGCTCTCATAATTGCTTCTGTCTATGCATGATCAGAACTTCATTCATGGTTCTCTAATTTGCAGTGTGACGGAGCGTGAATTGCTTGAAGAACTTGCTTCTCTAAATAAGGGATCAAGCACTCGTACGAAGACTCGCCCGACGGTTCAGCAAACTGGTACACGATTACTTCTTGATTCATCATTTCtcaattctctaagtgtgaacgACAGCATTAATGACACTGGGTTGTGACATTAGTTAAACATGATGAGGTCCAGAGAGTAGAAGGTAGTGAACTGTCACTTGTGTGGCTGATTGCAATGAATATATCCTTCCAAAAACCTACATTAGTATCAAACAGAAATGGATATATCCTTCCAATAAATGCAACTCACTCCGGTCCAAAGTAAATGAATTTCGGACgcattttctatatttcaaaatgaatgaattttttaaagTCCATTGATGTATTAATTAGCTTTTTCCACAATTACCTTTCTCTTTTATGGGGGTTCTCAAAATTACCTTTGGCATAAAATTTTACTCATCTTTTTTCTGCTTTGCAGCCAAAACTACAGAAACTCCAGTAGATTCAGATTCTACTGTAGCACAAACTGATGAGTCAACGGAAGACCAAGATGATCCATTGAAGAAGTTAACAAATTTTGCTGGGTAAATTTCTTGATCATTGTTCATTAATTAGGAGTTTTCTTGGAAAGTATTTTAGTTCGTGGTACTTTAGTATTCGCTTGGAAGATGCTTGTGTTGTTACAACCACCGACCACATAAGTCACCTATTTTCGGGGTTTAAAAACATGCTAGAGCCATTTAAGTGGTTTTGCTGTATGAATTCAGCAACCTTGCCAGAAAATAGACATACATTCACAGAGCCATGTTAGAATGACCAGTTACGTGTGTAGGGGTGTACATAATTATGTCAATGTTGGACTTCGGTTTACCAATAACATTTGCACCATTGGTATCGCCTTAATTCTGCTACAGTTGATCTTAACCTTGTTTTGTTCGGTCATCCTGAAAATTCAAGTGGTctagctaatttttttttctgttgCGAGTCTTTCTTGCTTCTAATTAAAGGTTTGCGATTGCAGGTCTGTCGTAAATGGTGCACTAAAATGGTTAAGAGACAATCTGTAGTCCTCAGTGATGGGATACTGCCTCAACAATCCTCTTTTATGCTACAACAGCATTGAATTTTATGTGCTTCAAAACAGCCATTACAGGATCTTGCGGCCTTTCATTTGTTGGAATAACTTTCTTCATCGATTCTGCCTGAGATATTGAATCCAGCCATCCTATTCTTTTAGGAAATCTAATCCTTCGCCTTTGTAAATTCATGCAATACATTTTCTCCACCTCAAAGAAGTTTCTGAGTTGGATTCTTAACAGCTATTTTTATGTAAGAAATTTTGTATGTTAGCAAGCATTTAGCAGAAAACCATACTCTCAATTTTCATCTTTAGGTAGATTGCTTCCATATTTCTCCATCTTTCGGACATCACACATTTATACACCATTTATCTGAGAAGGGAAAACACACACTCCTTTGATTGTTGCAAATGGTAAACATATTTGCGTTTTTCTCATAGCACTTTTATAAGTACGGATTTAATCAATCAGAGGTCGCATAAATCTGAACTACCATAATTTCTCCCTGATAATTGCAGATTATTCAGGTCATCATCACCACCAAGGGCGGAGCTAGAATATTAGGTACGGATTTGGACGAACCCAACCATGTATTTGTACTTATAAGATTCagtaaatatatgaataaatttttaattgCACAGAGTAACTAAAATGAACTACAGAATTTCATGAACTTGAAATATTAGTCTTTAGAATCTGCTGAGCTTTGCAAAAATAAAAGCACAGCGGCAACAATCATGGGCGCTGATATCATAAAGAGTGCCAATGAAATATTTGGTGTTGTTATCTCTGGGAAAATTACACTTCCATACTTTATCACAGCTCCTCCCGCCACTGAACCCACTCCCAGTTTCACCAAAAAGTTCAAATCCTCCTGCAattctcacaaaatttcaacaaaaatggaaaaaattgatCCATCGATTCTTATAGATTCAGGGAGTGAGAGTGGTAAAAACGTATATATAGCGTGAAGGGTGAAAAATATATGTaaagtatttcaatttttttttgagtcgTTCTCTCAGAATTTATCAACTATTTAACTAAACACACCTAATTAATCTGTTAATTGTTTGAGTTTCATGCCTGAAATTTCATGTAAGAAAATTGAACAGTTGATTTTAGGTAGTTTTTCCTAGATGGTGATATTCAAGTAGGAAACTCACAGACTCATAGTTCAGGTACGAAACTCAAACAATGGAAAACTTTTGGGGGGTATGTTTCACCATTAACCCTTAAAGTGGGAATTAAGGGGAAGGAGTGGGGAGTAACCTGTGGTAGAAAAGGAGGACTAGGTTCATCAGTGGTGGGACTTGCTTGGTCAGTTTTGGGGTCGGAAGCTCGGACAATCATGGGCGTCCTAAAGGAGGAAGTCAATCTGACAGATTTTGGAAAGACGAAGCTAACTCCGGCAGCAGACTGCGGCTGAAGAGACGATGCCGAAATTGAGTATGTCGCCGGAAAATTAGCAGCGTTTGGTCGCATTGCGGCGGCTTCCATGCCGGCCAAAATGGCAACTGAAGCTCTACTGGAAGTGCAAGACGGGTTAGTTTGCCACACAACAGCCACAGATTTTTTAATTTGTCCTCATCCGATGGGCAAAAGAGCTAGctggtatttaaaaaaaaactttaattatgaATGTTTTATAATATTAGAATATgcaaaattcttttaatttcataaattaaataaaaaaaattaaaacagcTATATTTAATATAACGATCAATAAAAACAAGTATCTCTATCTTTTACCtctaaatataaatgaaaaatgaaatagaCAATTGAAATTTGCTCTATATAACATACTCACCATCTCATTTATGTCTTAACTTGTTTgattaaattataatatatatataaacacgtACTGATATTTCTTAGCTGAATATAACCTTTAAATTTCTCATTAAAATGTATTGGATATTCAAATTACAATTCGttctaatttaataaatatatatgataaaatattctgtattagatatttttaattaatttttgacttttttttatcaatcaaaagTATCTAATAGAAAAACTTCTatattaaatgttgaattgaaatATGATATACTTTGAGTAACACTAACTTAATCAAGCCCTTATTTCAACatttgatatttcaaataatatcaaagtcatTGCAATTAAGAATCTCAAATTTCAACGTTTAATCAATTAAGCTACTAAGAGCTAAAACCAACATGTAAGCTACTAATATGCTTTTTCCTCCGATTGATGAATCTCCAACGGTGGACTATGTTTTAGAGGTTGTCGCTGAATTGTctgatatttttttagaaaaaattacctaaataaatAGCATAAGTTtctaaacttttaaaaatctccccacttcttaaaaattacttaaatcccaacatttcatattttttactaaTTGTGAGATATAAGTTAACCCTACAACTAAAAAGGCGGCTCTTTACCAAAAAATACTCCACATCTCCTCTTTGAACGACGCAAAATCTGGCCATTTTCTATCCATCTTCGCCATctgattaaaaaaatttaacaaggTAATTTCCACCCGTAAAATCAgcttcaatttatttaattccttttttacgttttttttgtaaaaaaaaaattgccgCAAGTAAAGCTATCTGAAAGTTGAGTATTTTGGTAGAGAGATTtcttcaatttcactttttttttgcttcattGTTTGAATTATCAGCATGAATAGAGAGTCTGAACCttcttttagtcttgggatttCTCAATTAGAATGTttcaaagaatctcaagaagTTGTAAATTTTGTTCCGGGAGATTTTGACTATGAAACTGATGGTTTTCATGAAAATAGGTCAAAATATAGAAAGGATCCCCAAAGTATGAAGAAATTACGTCAAAAGCTTGCTAAGAaggacaagaaaaaaagaaagtggCTCTAAGAAAAGAGGACACAACAGTCCTGAAAGTAAAGCTCCCGtcaagagaagaagagttgttgaaGAAATTTGTAGAGATGAGCTTACTAAGGTAATTGCATGTACAGATTTGTTCAATTTtaggccgagatacatattttgTGATGGATGATAcgtttgaaaatttattttttatctggTGCTTTGTTGCTaataatttatatgtatcttgtgatttattttgatattgtaattaatataacaaaagatacaaatTTCTTGTTAttagatacatgttatgttgtCTTGTATCTGTGAGTTGTTGTTAATGATTTGATATGTATCTATTGGTGTTTAAACTTGactgaaaattatattataagagATACAAGTTATGACTTCATAGATACATTTTATGTTAACTTGCATTTGACACTAACTGTAAATTGCTTGAAATGTGTCTATAGTTTAATTGTTATTGAAAGtcatataacaaaagatacaagtttcttgtcattagatacatgttatgttgtCTTGTATCTATGAGTTGTTGTTAATGATTTGATATGTATCTATTGGTGTTTAAACTTGACTGGAAATTATATTATAAGAGATACAAGTTATGACTtcatagatacatgttatgttaACTTGTATCTGGTACTAACTGCTAATTGTTTGAAATGTGTCTAGTGTTGTTTAATTGTTATTGAAAGTCATCTAACAAAAGATTCAAGTTTCTTGTCAttagatacatgttatgttgactTGTATCTGGTACTTACTGTTAATTTCTTGAAATGTATTTAGTGTTGGTTTAATTGTTATTGAAAGTCATacaacaaaagatacaagttaatACCTACATACATACATGTTGTATTAACTTGTATCTAAAGTATGTTGTTATTAGAGTATTTGTTTTTATTGTAATGTCTTAATGTGGAGTTGTTGCATATAgactaattttttcattattgtttctttttgttttaggAATTGAGTTATGTTATAAAGGAAATTCCAAGTCATCCTCTTAGATTTGTAAGTTTATGCAATTTAAGATTTAAggatgaaattaaagaagttgtcGGGCAAGAAGTGTTACACTTATTTGAGAAGACTATTTTCGGATGTTATCTCAACATACCTATTTCTAATTATATTGGACAAATAACAAAATGTATTCTTATGCTCGAGATCGAACAATCAAATCAAGAAGAGATACATGTTTTTGTCAAAGGCCAGATTCTTAGATTTTTCATCAATGAATTTTCTTTGATTACCGGCTTAAACTGTTTTGGTAATGTTGATGATTTCAAATATGAAGATTCTTCTCCGAGTAGGCTTATGAAAAGGTATTTTCCACAATCAATCAATGGTGTAGATAAGGAGGCATTGGTGGAATGTTTTCTGaaggaaaatttgaaaataaagaggATGCCCTCTAGATGGCAATCCTATATTTCATACACATTTTTATCTACTCGCAACTGAAGGCTTCTCTCGTTCCAATTTCTAATTTCAAAATGATTGAAGATGAAAAATATCAATTCTTTCCTTGGGGTAAAGTGTCTTTCTCCAGGTTGATGGCCTCACTTAGGTAGGAATTTTCAATGGAGAAGCAACTTTATAGGTTAGGTGGTATCCCACAGGTTCTTAATGTGTGGATGTTTGAACTTTGTTCAAATGTTGAATCCAAAGTTGTTGTTAAGGAGGGAAATAACATACCTCGCATATGGAATTGGAAGGTTGTTGTAGTCCGGCCTCAGTTTAATCAGTTTATGAACGGAATGTTTAGCGAGGTACGATAATGATTGAACTTTTTTCATACATTGCATTATAGTATTTGTAGTTTTAatcataataatatttaatgaataatttttttgtacATAGTATTCATATGCCAACATTATTCTTACTGCGGACGAGTTTGAAAAACTTGATTTGGCGCGCACTAGTTTTGCATCTGAACAGCATGGTACATCTTCAATGCCATCGtcatctaaaaatcaagatcAGAGGAGTTACAGGGTCAATGTACCTCAGGTTACCGAAGATCATGACAGTTTTGATGACTTCAGTTCTACCCCTCCACAATTTTTGATGAGGCAGTCGATACATGTATCTCGTacagcatctgaacctatgacaAAGACTGAAAAAGATGTTCCGACGGGAAGAAGATCAGATCGTAAAAAATAAACGTAGTTGTGGGACGCAGAAAAAAATCAGACAACAGGTATTTTCCTTAtcaatatatttcatatttttctcatAATGAAAACGTTTCTATATCGTGTTATTTTTCATACTTAACAAATATTGGCAAAACAAGCAGATATGAAAGAAAAGAGTAAAGTTGATGCTAATTCAACATCCACATTAAACACGAAAGACCTTGTGGTTAAAGCGGACCTACATTTGCTAGAGTCCGAAAT encodes the following:
- the LOC107861966 gene encoding uncharacterized protein LOC107861966, which encodes MEAAAMRPNAANFPATYSISASSLQPQSAAGVSFVFPKSVRLTSSFRTPMIVRASDPKTDQASPTTDEPSPPFLPQEDLNFLVKLGVGSVAGGAVIKYGSVIFPEITTPNISLALFMISAPMIVAAVLLFLQSSADSKD